A genomic stretch from Kribbella amoyensis includes:
- a CDS encoding PLD nuclease N-terminal domain-containing protein, producing MVRFLPFLISLVLTVYALFSCIQTRDEDVPHLPKLVWIVLIVFVPFAGPIIWLLMARRVQRSERPARPAGPPARPVAPDDDPDFLASLERYRDPRMTPHPEPGDEHPAEDEPKPPEQPKPAEDKKKPRPEKKKPEDSESGAPTEPDDGKS from the coding sequence GTGGTCCGATTCCTGCCGTTCCTGATCAGCCTGGTCCTGACCGTCTACGCGCTCTTCTCCTGCATCCAGACGCGCGATGAGGACGTCCCGCACCTGCCGAAGCTGGTGTGGATCGTGCTGATCGTGTTCGTGCCGTTCGCCGGCCCGATCATCTGGCTGCTGATGGCGCGGCGGGTGCAGCGCTCCGAGCGCCCGGCCCGGCCCGCCGGTCCGCCCGCGCGGCCGGTCGCGCCCGACGACGATCCCGACTTCCTCGCGTCGCTGGAGCGCTATCGCGATCCGCGGATGACGCCGCACCCGGAGCCGGGCGACGAGCACCCGGCCGAGGACGAGCCGAAGCCGCCGGAGCAGCCGAAGCCGGCCGAGGACAAGAAGAAGCCGCGGCCGGAGAAGAAGAAGCCCGAGGACTCCGAGTCGGGCGCCCCGACCGAACCGGACGACGGCAAGAGCTAG
- a CDS encoding WhiB family transcriptional regulator produces the protein MSRGMPRLPRPLMDLWDWQSQSACRDVNPELFFSPESERGVRKRAREMVAKSLCGTCPVQPECRQHALSVGEPYGVWGGTTESERDNVVLAEHRKSA, from the coding sequence ATGTCGAGAGGGATGCCTCGCCTACCCCGCCCGCTCATGGATCTGTGGGACTGGCAGTCGCAAAGCGCTTGCCGCGACGTCAACCCGGAGCTGTTCTTCTCCCCCGAATCGGAGCGTGGCGTGCGCAAACGCGCCCGCGAGATGGTGGCGAAGTCGCTCTGCGGAACCTGCCCGGTTCAGCCCGAATGCCGCCAGCACGCGCTCTCCGTCGGGGAGCCGTACGGCGTCTGGGGCGGGACCACGGAGTCCGAGCGGGACAACGTCGTACTCGCCGAGCACCGGAAGTCCGCCTGA
- a CDS encoding MerR family transcriptional regulator produces MQSQTETLTVGATARRLGIAAPTLRSWERRYGLRPSARSTGGHRRYSLEDLARLRAMLRMVNEGVPTAEAASVVRDRVYAPAASTVISTTSVADTQVVTRPLAQPRPKVRREPARPADLFALANAMDSERLTHEVARSLDRAGAVESWTNRLAPLLVDVGDQWETTGACVEVEHLASDAVAAGLRYHTRRAVERFRPDESERAVVLACLEREDHALPLLALAAALAERSVRVRTLGAATPVSSLSAAVRRIRPAAVFIWSSAPATADLSALKVLARTRPPYALVVGGPGWESMGRPHGWVGTLEEAVDALMLAVRP; encoded by the coding sequence GTGCAGTCGCAGACGGAGACGCTCACTGTCGGCGCCACCGCGCGTCGTCTGGGGATCGCCGCGCCCACCCTGCGGAGCTGGGAGCGCCGGTACGGACTGCGCCCGAGCGCGCGGAGTACAGGCGGTCATCGGCGGTACAGCCTGGAGGATCTGGCGCGGCTGCGCGCGATGCTCCGGATGGTCAACGAGGGCGTGCCGACGGCCGAGGCGGCGTCGGTGGTCCGGGACCGCGTGTACGCGCCCGCGGCCTCGACTGTGATCTCCACCACTTCGGTCGCCGACACCCAGGTCGTGACGCGTCCGCTGGCCCAGCCGCGGCCGAAGGTGCGGCGCGAACCGGCCCGTCCGGCGGACCTGTTCGCGCTCGCCAACGCGATGGACAGCGAGCGGCTGACCCACGAGGTCGCGCGGAGCCTGGACCGGGCCGGCGCGGTCGAGTCCTGGACGAACCGGCTCGCGCCGTTGCTCGTCGACGTCGGCGACCAGTGGGAGACCACCGGTGCCTGTGTCGAGGTCGAGCACCTCGCGTCCGACGCGGTCGCGGCCGGCCTGCGGTACCACACCCGCCGCGCGGTCGAGCGGTTCCGCCCGGACGAGTCCGAGCGCGCCGTCGTCCTCGCCTGCCTCGAGCGGGAGGACCACGCGTTGCCGCTGCTCGCGCTCGCGGCCGCGCTCGCCGAGCGATCCGTCCGGGTCCGTACCCTCGGCGCCGCCACCCCGGTCAGCTCGCTGTCGGCCGCGGTCCGCCGGATCCGGCCGGCCGCCGTGTTCATCTGGTCCAGCGCGCCCGCGACCGCGGACCTGTCGGCGCTGAAGGTGCTCGCCCGCACCCGCCCGCCGTACGCGCTGGTCGTCGGCGGACCGGGCTGGGAATCGATGGGCCGGCCGCACGGCTGGGTCGGCACGCTGGAGGAGGCCGTGGACGCGCTGATGCTCGCCGTCCGCCCGTAG
- the crcB gene encoding fluoride efflux transporter CrcB, with product MNVLLVAAGAAVGAPLRFLTDRYFVTRMMRGRTKPFPWGTLAVNVLGSFVLGLMTGITDDTATLLVGVGFCGAFTTYSTFAAETVQLAVAGGRGRAVLNVALNLVLGLGAAILGALII from the coding sequence GTGAACGTCCTCCTGGTCGCCGCCGGCGCCGCGGTCGGGGCACCGCTGCGCTTCCTCACCGACCGGTACTTCGTCACCCGGATGATGCGCGGCCGGACGAAGCCGTTCCCGTGGGGCACGCTCGCGGTGAACGTCCTCGGCAGCTTCGTCCTCGGCCTGATGACCGGCATCACGGACGACACGGCCACGCTGCTCGTCGGCGTCGGGTTCTGCGGCGCGTTCACGACGTACAGCACGTTCGCGGCCGAGACCGTCCAGCTCGCCGTCGCGGGTGGACGCGGCCGGGCCGTGCTCAACGTGGCCCTCAACCTGGTCCTCGGCCTCGGCGCCGCGATCCTCGGCGCCCTCATCATTTGA